taatcaacaattattcatggattaaacatgctgaTATAGAAcatagtgatataaatgaaaacgaccatatcaagtatgtcaattcattaatataaaactgcttaatgttccaaaaatatccaaatattaaattacaaatgaaaaagattagcagcataacgaagtccaatactactagcatgattatcatgcttgttgtgcatcatgggcttcgtgaacgggtcaaccacattatcatttgtatgaacctttaagaatactaatatcattcctcttaatgacttaatgaaatgtagtcaaacttttgaagaatgtgtcagatacttaaatgtacatgtgattctttcaaaagtatattaacactcgaactatcacaatacatattatagaagattaaatgttgtgtactactctgagtataacaacaaacttccttatccagacagctttctgagcagcttttcagtcaacaatgtattctacttttgttgtagattgttcaatagtgctctgcctagagctcttccaatcaactgtcttgcccatcatgacaaagaaacaatgTGACTGGatagagaatcatcttgatcagtttggaaactagaatcagtataaaacttaatacttaactcttcttccaaaccaccgtaaacaaagaacatatcattagtactttgcaaatactaaagaatattcttaacaacaatccaatatacttcatctggattatgttgacaatgactcgtcaaactcaaaactaatgaaacatcgagCATAGTACATATcctggcatacataatggattatatagccgaagcatatgtgatacatttcatttgtctcatctcatctgctgtgataggacttttgagactttctcaaggttatgcccttttgcattagcaaagctccatgcttggagttttgcatgctaaatctctgcgagataatgtatgtactttgattcaaactaataagccaattgaatctattgtatagatcctcattccaataatataagtagcttcatcaagatcctttatggaaatacattttccaagccaagacttgacatcttgcaaattggaatgttatttttaataagtaatatgtcatcaacatataagatcaagaagactaatctgctcccactagctctaatgtaaactcagggcttatcttgaTTTTGAGAAAAaataaacactttgattttctcattaaacttaagattctagctcctggatgcttgcttttatccataaatggattttagaagaagcttgcatactttattaggatacttaggattcgtaaacccttccggctgaaccatatatacgtcctcgcttaggtcgccatttaggaaagcggttttgacatccattagccatattttattatcatgaaaggtaatcatggcaataagtatcctaattattttaaggctcgcgactggtgaaaaaatttcatcataaccttttgtcaccaatcgagctttaaaagtgtttacattaccgtccatatcagtcttcctttgaagacccatttttacctcattgtcttacaattgggtagaagatcaatcaagtctcatacttgattatccttcatggactgcatatttgtattcatagaatctagtcattttttgattcaggatctgatatggcctcacgcagctagagggttcatcataatcccttagttgaggtttatctgaattaatcagataattaaacctcataagccgatgagttctactagatctataaagtgcagttGTAACACGtcctggctcaccaacagtgtgctcagtttcaacgtgtggattgctagtgcttactgaaggtatgttactttaaagtacttgaatttcttcaagatctactttactcccactgacttcttgtaagagaagatctctttccaggaattcagcagatcgagcagaaaacacgttgtcttcagcttggtagtaaaagtagtaacccattgtttcctttatgtatcgtacaaagtaaaaTTAGATAGTTCTgtgttctaatttgtttgaagtgtcatgcttcacgtacgctttacatCCCCAGACTTttagataagacaacttgggattcttcccatgccataactcatatagtGTCTTTtttaccttcatagttggaatcacattgagtatgcctgcagcagactctcatgcatatccctaaaatacggtagtagagaaatcagactcatcataaatcaaactatatcaagtaaagttcgattcttcttactcagacacaccatcgtgttgtggtgtgtaaggtagagtgaactatgagacaatcccacaattctttaggtggtccaaaaaactcttgactcataaacttacttactccatcggagagaagtgctttaatggtctttccaagctgattatctacttcattttggaatacttttgaatgttaaaatagctttatgtttatgtttcagcaagtgaacataatcatagctactgtactcatcagtaaatgtaatgaagtaaaattaactaaatttatacattgttcttaaagggctacatataacagtatgtattagtcctaaaagatctttagctcttttacctaaatcggagaaagaagcatttgtcatcttttcacataaacatgactcgcatacatcgaatgactcagagtcaattgattccaaaagtccattagattcgagttttgaaatgcattgtttgtttatatgaccaatatgacaatgtcatagataggtcttattcaagtcttgcttgaagactttggcgatgtaggtatacacagaattctcatttgaaattacactatgcatatcaatttcaaaaataccatcacgtggataggtattaagatgaatatattatccttagaagctgaaatacctaagtgtgtaaatgcaagttcaaaactaacatctttcaaactatgtcgctcgcagtattgagagcataatgctattgttccaacaaaacaataagaccacttagagaagtaagttcagaggtaccaatagctttaacaaaagcttgatcccatTTGCCTACTTgtaaatccagtgtgtctttcttcagtctattacttcttctcattcccttcatattgttacaggtgtgaaggccacaaccagttaacaaagatttaggaatcactagaagaagtatataactatatatggaatatacctgatttgctagtctcaccagcgttgccttttctcagctcatattggaagataggacaacttccttctccaattgccaacctttccacaatggaaacattcggcgtcttttgttgggctttccttcttggaaggtggaatatttttcctagcaaatgatttgtcattttccttccacaaagtattcggcttattctttttcacccttcaatcctatttcttcctgatcatcgaacaacattcgataatcattttgctgagcagcaacATCTGCCATAGCAGGAAGAAAGGATATgagttctaaactttattcaacttccaattatgcttgagaacaattctcaggttgcagcgccagtctaggaagtttgaacattgagtttatccttctccaacaaagaaggaagtgtgttttggtttacgttttgattatttgacatctacaacagatataagattcaatttagtattttcgatattgagctttaataaattaactacccaagttttttttataatattttttaaaaacaattaatttacgaaagcctaagatccacatagaggttccatagccacatctgttgatcagctagcagttatggagtctattggtaggtagcgggtaccaattgcattacaagtacaactcttagatctttatgggacctagagatatatatagtccaacaaaccactattatctaatggcatgtttgtcccatcattgcctcgaactcaggtctcaccgtgaatacgattaagtcgtccaatttggaaacagtgaaaattcacgctagtctcactagatcgaaaaatctacctcgtggctataattcagcctagtctcactagatcagaaaaataacgaggagtgtttgcaaacttattggatggcatgacttaaatttgacgggtattttggaaaaagttggtgtcaacgaataatgcatgcacacaagattcgctacactattagttaaaaaaaaaattccaattGTATATGTcaattatgtttgtgatctaatttgttatttaatttataggatataaaaataacaaatacacaaacgtgtatcgttttaaaatagtttcaaaagatgtcgtccatatatattatttgactttcaaaatcatttaacattaaacttgttagagtttaacttattttaaaaacatcaattttaatctttgaaactcgtttagagttttatttaatgtttccatcaaaaacatatgtaatttaagtcttaaaattatttaactttaaactcgttagagtttaacttttttttttaaatcatcaattttaatatttgaaactcgttaccggttttatttaatgttttcatcaaaaacatttagcatatattataatcaacatttaaatataaatgcgtaaaataaaacataatcatgcatcacacacacatagcctagcccaaaaatcctatgcttaatCCAATGAGCCGACATgaaatcaagaggtcaaactaagggtaatatcgtagctcccacttaattcaagaatcaagtgaaccctgacaaacgccatcgttgtcaacttgacctgttcgccatcttctaagtcaaaatccacgttgcatctttatctttaattttcatcttattacatttatttaaaatcgaaaagtacaactaatctaatacttttacagtttagaataaacttaaatacaatactatgaaaatgtaaaataaatataatacaactttggcttcaaaatggcctttataataaaataaataatcaacatgacataatattgccgtaatcaacaatcacaacaatcacatataatcaaacacataggtcggggcattacgggctatgtatgcaatcacaattttaataactacattattaaaacctatatatggcttgtccatggttataatgcatgtgtataactatggaatataacaatcaacaattataataaatattcaagtcataacaattaaatctaaaatttaaaatagtaatattctttcaatcatatttgtacgtcataaggttaagtctaaatcaaccgtgttgactttaaaaaccaaaaaggtttcaacttttaccaattcaccacaaagctaaatctaaagaaaatcacgcgacaattaagatggtgtaaaagcggctctgataccactgttggaaaatcgtgtgtacttttaaatcagattaacgtagcggatagttaaaataataatcaattattattttataaaccatttacaaaattaaatattcatatatttaaatttaataaaacatgcacatgattaacgatcctaaagattcagttacaccataataattgtcatgaatataaaacaaaagaggagttaacgatatacctttcttggagaaactGATGAGAcgaagagaaacctacgatcaaaagtatgaccgtctctttggatagtccacactacactttcagacaacgccaatggatgctagtccaaacccaagtaattttttataataatcaaattaatataataaatcTTTAATGGAGTACTTGAAAACCGTTTCGCTTGAATTTGATATCAGTAACTTAAAAGGTACTTCAATTCAAGTTTGAGCGTTATCACATAAATTAAAAGTCTTTCACCCGTGAACCTTTTTTATTGAATTAAAGTCACTATATTAACCCGTGAATCTTTTACTTTTTGAAAGAATCAAAGATAGGATATTGTATTCGATTTCTATATCGGATGTAATACCATaaagtcgtatttttaaaatacttcaggggtatgttatgtaacttataattaataatttctatcatgtcatttttttttatcatgccatatcgctttcatgtgaatagtaaattaattaatttcgtttcatttactattcatatgaatagtaaatgaattaatttcgatttactattttgttacttgggtaatatatataaatcatatatatatattttatttgacgtctcggtgtatatgtatctgaccccgaaggctcaaatgaagttggccatatagttatatgttgtaccttgcacattaatcctacaaatCTGATCTCCAATTCGGACATCCACTATATCCTCTTATTCCTCTTCGTTCGTCTTAAAATCacatctaaggtactccgatttaagtctgctaatccgtaggccatttgattctagggcgatcctccattgctctagtcttctgttaagctcatcctgggaattcgaaactaatacaatatcgtcggCGAATATTAGGTACCATGGGATGTTATCTTGTATCCTTTGAGTTAGTTCGTCTAAgatcaaagcgaaaagatatgggctaagggccgatccctgatgTAAACCTACCTCTACCGGGAAAAACTCTGTGTTTTCTACCGTTATATGTACCCGAGCCTTCACCCCCTCGTACATATCTCTAATGgttcttatatatctacttgggacacccCTAACATTAAGAGTCTCCAAAATCAGCTCACGTGGGGCACAGTCATAagccttttccaagtctaagaacgtCATGTGTAGGTACTTTTGattttccctatacttctccataaggcttctaacgATGTGAATCACCTCCATCAACGAGCGTCCTGGCAGGAaaccgaattggttctctgaaaccttgtctcgcgtcggagcctcgtctcaatcactctctcccaaagcttcatagtatgactaagtaactttatgcctctgtaattactacatatttgtgcatctcccttgttcttgtaaatgggaataacctcaccgagtctccattccataggcatctttgcgcttctaaacgtcgtgttgaaaaggtttgtcaaccaTCTAACCCCATCGCCTCCTAGGCACCTCTACGCCTCAATCGATATTTGGTCTGGTCTtactgctttgtttctccccatctttcgtagggcCGATCTAACTTCCTCCTGGTTAATCCTCATGCAGAAACAGTTGTTTTGATATTCACGAACCTCGTGGAGTTCCCTGTTCCGCTCCGTTCTTTCCCTACCAAAAAGGAATGCAAAAtactcttcccatcttttcctaataagGTCTTCTCTCACTATACTTTGACCTGCTTCATCTTTGATATATTTGACGTTAACTAAGTCCCTACCTCTTTGCTCCCTAGCTTTAGCTATTCTATATATGTCATTGGCTCCCTCTTTAGAGTCTAGTTTCCAATATAAATCTTCATAAGCTTTGTCTTTTGGAGTGAGAATTCCTTATATTCAAACAAATTTtctggcgggcgaacaaaaaatcAACTATCCGAACAATTTTTTTTGTCGGGCGAACAATTTTTCAGAAGGTCGAACCATTTTGGCTAGATGCAAGTGCTATCTTTGTTCTACATtttatgtagaacatcatgtatatatatatatatatatatatatatatatatatatatatatatatatatatatatatatatacatagctaaaagttcaaacgagaatcataaaaaagcgagaactgcgagaacttttgatttataaagattttcaaATGTAACTACATTGAATCACACATAAACCttgatgaagagtatgaatgaacataaaatagttgtaaaacacttatattttacctatataattaaatatatactttctcgttcacatgtgcatatttgtttccaAACATGTGAACATAAAATAGTTGTAaaacacttatatatattttttttctaatgaatccattttatgtttttgacGTGTGGAAGTGTCAAAAAGTGAATTTGTATTAACACTTGGAATTGTCAAATTGTGAAGTATTTCTTGACACCCTGAAGTGTCAAAAAGTATTTGTTTCTTAACATTATCAAGCTTCAAAAATACAGTGTTTCATTATTAAGTGTTAGAAAATACAAAAGTTTTCCGACACCCATATTTTCCACACCAAGAGGAAGCGTCAATAatttaatttctaaagtttttaggcGTCAAAAAATGATCCAAAAGTTGTTAGAAATTATACATTTTCTTGTAGTGATAGGAACTTTTGAATCAACCATTTGCCTCTTAGTCATTATCAAATGCACCATAACTTTCCATAATGTTATATTGGGCTGTCAAAACAATTGTTTACTTGGTGTTTAAAAGAATTAAAATGCATTTTAATGGAAAGTGAAGTCTCTGTAACTTGGTGGATTTTCAAAATAGACATGGACGAAAAGAGTATATACCTATTATTTATAGGACTCAGATAAAAATTAAACATGCTCTAATTGTGTGTACGTGGGAATGGGATATAAATATTTGGGCCCAAAAACGGGCTTTCAGTTGGGCTGCTATTGCAACCTAGATTTTAGTAACAATATACGTAGTCAACGGAGCAAAATCAAAACCCTGATAACTTCAATTCATTCATATCTCCAAAACCAAAACAAGATCAATGTCAGACCACATCCCTTTTGATATCCAAACAGAAATCATAAAAAAACTTGATGTCAAGTCTTTAATTCGATTCAGATCCGTGTCAAAAACATGGAAGTCATTGATCAACAGCCCAAAGTTTGTTGCTAGTTACGGCATCGACCAAATTCAAATGCGTCATATACTTGTACCGTACTATAAAGAGTCGACTTTTATGTATACGTCCTTTGTTGATCATGATGATGACACTTTCTTGTTTGATCAAACTAATGTTCATGTCCTTCCAAGAGAACATAATAGTTATCGTTGCAGAATACTCGGTAGCTCCCATGGCTTGTTCGGTTTGGTTTATGATCATACAGATTTATATGATGGTGTCAAGAAGATGTACGTTATCTGGAATCCGTCAATTAGAAAATCGATTGGTATTGATGTTCCTAAACCGTTGAGGTATTCTTTAGATAAAGTGTATTTTGGTGTTTGTCCTGTCACTCGTGACCCAAAACTTGTTACAATTACCAGAAACTGGATTGTACAAATTTATACATTAAGTTCAGGTAAGTGGAGGAAGATTTCCAACAAACTGCCACGTGGAACAATTAAATTGCATCCGGATTATGTAGTTACTGACAGGATTATGTACTGGGATGCTACTGACTCGACTACGAATGGTAGGTTTATCGTCTCATTTGATTTGACAAGTGAAGAATTTGCGTTAATTGACATCCCAAATTATATAACAAATCATAAATATAAGATCTTAAAGCTAAGAGACACTCTTGTGTTTCTTAAATATTTAAAAACCGCGAAAGTAGATTGTGAAGTATGGATGATGATAAATAATGGTGTGTCAAAAACGTTTAACATGCTATACAACATTATGACATTAAATCCGTTACCAAACAGGGTTAAGGGATTCACCAATAGTGGCACACCTATAATTGAAACGGGAAAAGATTTCGCTCCGGATGGACTTTATGTTATTGAACCCAACTCGGAACGTGTCACAAAGATTCGGTTTGAGGAAGAAGGATATGGACACTATCTGTGTGGATTGAATGTATATACATACCACGAAACGATACTTTTGTTTGATCGATAATATTTGCGTATCTATATTGAAGTAAACTTAGGTCGAAGATATGGCCAAGTGAATGTGTTATCCGAATGCTAAGTAAAGATTACTTGTGTCCTCTAATGTAGTTTTAACGTATTATTTCCTTTCTATGAATGTGCTGCTGCATAAGAAATGTTCCTAGATTTTTTGGGATTCAAATTGTGAAACTTGAAGATTTTAATTTGAGATGTTTTGTTGTTGATGATGTTTTTCAAGTATTGAAATGTTATGTTAATAGAGTTATATACTACATAGTTAGAATACTTACATAACTCTTTTCATGGTTGTAAATGTCCCCGATTAGGCAGACTAGTTGGTATCTTAAAGCAATCAGATTAGTCCCCGAATAGTCATAGACTTGATTGTTTTATTCGGTGAAAGTAATCAAAAGTCCAatttaaccccccccccccccccccccccccccctccccctcTCTCTTTTTAGGCAAACTCACACACTCAATAAGAGTTTTACACGAATATGTACAAATATGTTCACCCCTATAAGAAATACTTGCGTGCTTTAATATAGTTTTAACCTTCTTTTCTATAATTGTGCTGCTGCAGAAGCAAAAATCGCAGATTTTCATATTCAAAATGCGAAACTAAAAGTTTATTATGTTGATATGTTTAATTTGTACTTGATGTTTTTCAAGTATTAGAATGTTTTGTTAATGGACAAATAAGGACTTGCATGACATCATGCATAGCTTTTCACATCGATCTATACGTGAACATAAAATACCTTTGGACATCACATGCACATGTAAAATTATATATATGCATGTGCTTTGATTAGAGCTACGCCTTTCAGAGGCGTTTGATATCATTATGAGAATGACGTTACACCACAAGAAAGTTACAAAAATTATATAGCTAAACAAAAATAATATACTTAGGGCTGCATAATGAGCTGGGCTTAATTGTTAATGACATTGCAAGGTATGCTGCTGGTAAAGATATCAGGAATATACTAAATAGAATTGCAATTGTTGCCACAGTATATTATGTATGGATGGAAAGAAATAAGAGGCAATTTATGAAACTAAAGAAATCTGTGGATGCAGTAAGTCGGGAGATTAGGGACTTTATTCGGGTTAAGTTGACTTCCCTTAAAGTCAAGAATAATAAGAATGTTGGTATGGTAGCAGCTATGTGTGACTTGAAGGTGGTTGGATGCAGTCTGCAATTGATTTAGTGTGTTGATCTTGTAGTTGTATTGTTTTTCTGGGTTGTTTTGTATTGGGTCTGTTTTGTCTCTTTTGGGTTAGGTTAAACCCTGCCCTGTTTTGTAAGTTGTGAAGTTTTAATATATTCTTActtttggaaagaaaaaaaaaaaaaaaaatatatatatatat
The window above is part of the Rutidosis leptorrhynchoides isolate AG116_Rl617_1_P2 chromosome 1, CSIRO_AGI_Rlap_v1, whole genome shotgun sequence genome. Proteins encoded here:
- the LOC139852239 gene encoding putative F-box protein At1g32420, producing MSDHIPFDIQTEIIKKLDVKSLIRFRSVSKTWKSLINSPKFVASYGIDQIQMRHILVPYYKESTFMYTSFVDHDDDTFLFDQTNVHVLPREHNSYRCRILGSSHGLFGLVYDHTDLYDGVKKMYVIWNPSIRKSIGIDVPKPLRYSLDKVYFGVCPVTRDPKLVTITRNWIVQIYTLSSGKWRKISNKLPRGTIKLHPDYVVTDRIMYWDATDSTTNGRFIVSFDLTSEEFALIDIPNYITNHKYKILKLRDTLVFLKYLKTAKVDCEVWMMINNGVSKTFNMLYNIMTLNPLPNRVKGFTNSGTPIIETGKDFAPDGLYVIEPNSERVTKIRFEEEGYGHYLYAAGKDIRNILNRIAIVATVYYVWMERNKRQFMKLKKSVDAVSREIRDFIRVKLTSLKVKNNKNVGMVAAMCDLKVVGCSLQLI